One genomic region from Terriglobus aquaticus encodes:
- a CDS encoding alpha/beta hydrolase family protein, producing MIGRLHGWKHVVRGCLAMCLAVSASTLRAAAPSSEQGRPGSFHAGVQALDIHPGGARNWRGATAGVLHCMVWYPADATATENPQEFAPAGLPPLFHAGIAAQNASVARSVEKLPLVVLSHGLGGSADQFGWLAPALARRGYLVLGVNHPGNNTLEPYTAEGALLWGERAQDVSDAIDGLLANATFGAHVDTARIGAVGYSLGSETVLALAGARVNQQRFFDYCLQHREAATCGIPSVSNATSPAELLAAVRASSAEALAHESDSHRDARIRAVFAMAPPLGEAFSADSFDYVNVPVTLVAGAADTLAPPASNAERFANWLPGAKIAVLQGAGHYTFLDTCTPEGVSVAPQFCQDPPSVNRDAVHTKTAGMVLAFFDRTLQSPAGSPASPGSKPVPSAMLPMSESAARKSLR from the coding sequence ATGATCGGTCGATTGCACGGTTGGAAGCATGTGGTCCGGGGATGCCTCGCGATGTGTCTTGCGGTGAGCGCCTCAACGCTGCGGGCGGCCGCACCGTCTTCGGAACAGGGGCGACCAGGCAGCTTTCACGCCGGGGTTCAGGCGCTCGACATTCACCCGGGCGGCGCGCGCAACTGGCGCGGCGCCACTGCCGGCGTGCTGCACTGCATGGTCTGGTACCCGGCGGACGCCACCGCGACAGAGAACCCGCAGGAGTTCGCGCCGGCCGGACTGCCGCCGCTGTTTCACGCCGGGATCGCGGCGCAGAATGCCTCGGTGGCGCGCAGCGTCGAGAAACTGCCGCTGGTGGTGTTGAGCCACGGCCTGGGCGGCAGTGCGGACCAGTTTGGCTGGCTCGCCCCTGCCCTGGCGCGACGTGGGTACCTGGTGCTGGGTGTGAACCACCCCGGCAACAACACGCTGGAGCCCTACACCGCCGAAGGCGCCCTGCTGTGGGGTGAGCGCGCGCAGGACGTGTCGGACGCAATTGATGGCCTCCTGGCCAACGCGACCTTTGGCGCGCATGTGGACACGGCGCGCATCGGTGCCGTGGGCTATTCCCTGGGCAGCGAAACCGTTCTGGCGCTGGCCGGCGCGCGTGTCAACCAGCAGCGCTTCTTCGATTACTGCCTGCAGCACCGCGAAGCTGCCACCTGCGGCATTCCTTCGGTCAGCAACGCGACCTCGCCGGCGGAGCTGCTGGCTGCCGTTCGGGCGAGCAGTGCCGAGGCCCTGGCTCACGAAAGCGATTCGCACCGGGACGCCCGCATCCGCGCCGTGTTTGCCATGGCGCCGCCGCTGGGCGAGGCGTTCTCTGCCGACTCCTTCGACTACGTGAATGTGCCGGTGACCCTGGTTGCTGGCGCGGCCGACACCCTGGCTCCGCCGGCCAGCAACGCCGAGCGCTTCGCTAACTGGCTGCCGGGCGCAAAGATCGCCGTGCTGCAGGGCGCTGGTCACTACACGTTTCTGGACACCTGCACACCCGAGGGTGTGAGTGTGGCTCCGCAGTTCTGCCAGGATCCGCCCAGCGTGAACCGTGACGCCGTGCACACCAAGACGGCCGGCATGGTGCTCGCATTTTTCGACCGGACCTTGCAATCGCCGGCAGGCTCGCCGGCCAGCCCGGGCAGCAAGCCGGTTCCCTCAGCCATGCTGCCGATGTCGGAATCCGCAGCCAGAAAGTCGCTGCGATGA